A genomic window from Nosocomiicoccus massiliensis includes:
- a CDS encoding amidase family protein — protein MTLFHHDSLYYSEKVKQKEVSVTELVERALHNIEHYDDMNAVIHIQKDRALRTAREMDKVLSTLSSEEIKALPPFYGVPIVVKDLGQEEAGLPATNGSYLFKDYIAKTSSNFVTRLIENGFVIVGRTNVPEFGFKMVTDSDLLGNSYAPFGRPLSSGGSSGGAAAALKAGLVPAASGSDGGGSIRIPASFNGLIGLKPTRGRVTSGPGSYRQWQGASIDFFLTKSVRETYELLKMMDVQPPAAPYIAPPLTFCELTPPKKRLKIAYSAESPIGSEVNDEAVKSLKYTVEVLESLGHEVVEDTVSIDGQKAIHSYFTMNMVETAAMFKSMEQSLGREITKDDVELISYGMYYAGLKVPGWMYTQSLSYWDTLSEQYHQFLDDNGYDFYLTPTMNGPTKDIDQFKPSDEAFEKLNNIENLSDDEVSHIFEDVFKTSSAYSPYTWTLNLTGQPAISLPLYNTDEGLPVGSMFIARKGEEDKLLQLALEIENAGRLDAKVFHPKKR, from the coding sequence ATGACATTATTTCATCACGATTCATTATACTATAGCGAAAAAGTAAAACAAAAAGAAGTCAGTGTGACAGAGCTCGTCGAGCGTGCGTTACATAATATCGAGCATTACGACGACATGAACGCTGTCATTCATATACAAAAAGATAGAGCACTCCGTACCGCACGAGAAATGGACAAAGTGTTAAGTACTTTATCTTCAGAAGAAATAAAAGCATTGCCTCCATTTTACGGAGTGCCAATTGTCGTTAAAGACCTCGGGCAAGAAGAAGCTGGATTACCGGCGACGAATGGTTCCTATTTATTTAAAGACTACATCGCAAAAACTTCGAGCAACTTTGTAACTCGACTCATTGAAAACGGATTTGTCATCGTCGGACGAACAAACGTCCCAGAATTCGGGTTTAAGATGGTCACTGATTCGGATCTTTTAGGAAATTCTTACGCACCATTTGGTCGACCACTCTCTTCAGGTGGATCTAGTGGTGGCGCGGCAGCTGCGTTAAAAGCTGGACTCGTCCCTGCTGCTTCAGGGAGTGACGGTGGAGGTTCGATTCGTATTCCAGCAAGCTTTAACGGTTTAATCGGACTAAAACCGACAAGAGGACGCGTCACAAGCGGTCCGGGAAGTTATAGACAATGGCAAGGTGCGTCCATTGATTTCTTTTTAACAAAATCAGTGAGAGAAACGTACGAACTTCTAAAGATGATGGACGTCCAGCCACCTGCAGCGCCGTATATCGCTCCACCACTTACGTTCTGTGAACTTACACCACCTAAGAAACGCTTAAAAATTGCGTATAGTGCGGAATCTCCCATTGGTTCAGAAGTAAACGATGAAGCTGTTAAAAGCTTAAAATATACAGTCGAAGTGCTTGAATCACTCGGTCACGAAGTTGTCGAAGATACTGTTTCAATCGACGGGCAAAAAGCAATTCATTCATACTTCACTATGAACATGGTAGAAACTGCTGCGATGTTTAAATCTATGGAGCAAAGTTTAGGCCGTGAGATTACAAAAGACGATGTCGAACTTATCTCATACGGTATGTACTATGCAGGCTTAAAAGTACCTGGATGGATGTACACACAGTCACTTAGCTACTGGGATACGTTAAGTGAACAGTATCACCAATTTTTAGACGATAACGGCTATGACTTTTACTTAACACCAACAATGAATGGTCCGACAAAAGATATCGATCAGTTCAAACCGTCAGATGAGGCTTTTGAAAAGCTTAATAATATAGAAAATTTATCAGACGATGAAGTATCCCATATTTTTGAAGACGTCTTTAAAACGAGCAGCGCTTATAGCCCGTACACATGGACGCTCAACTTAACCGGTCAACCCGCAATTAGTCTTCCGCTATATAATACAGACGAAGGCTTACCTGTCGGAAGCATGTTTATCGCACGTAAAGGTGAAGAAGATAAATTACTACAACTCGCTTTAGAAATTGAGAACGCCGGACGCTTAGACGCGAAAGTTTTTCATCCGAAGAAGCGTTAA
- a CDS encoding nucleobase:cation symporter-2 family protein, translating into MEQRQHLKDASLGLQHVLAMYAGAVIVPLIVGSSIGLTTAQLTYLISIDIMMCGVATILQVWKNKFMGIGLPVVLGCAFTAVGPIINIANTYSIQSVYGAILSAGLFVVIVARYFSKLIKFFPPVVTGTVVTIIGLTLIPVALNNFAGGQGAEDFASIENVSLGFITLLIILVVLKFARGFFASIAILIGIIVGTIIAAFFGQVDLSPVKEASWLHLPVVFYFGTPEFHLVPILTLILVAMVSLVESTGVYFALGDITDKEIREADLKRGYRAEGFAIMLGGLFNSLPYTTFSQNVGLIQLSGVRKLKIIYIAGVMLMILGLMPKIGAATLAIPESVLGGAMIAMFGMVSAYGIKMLSTVNFEKQNNLMVVAISLALGLGVTAVPDVFSSLPSSISVITESGIVMGSLSAIILNIVLNFNLQPSDEIKDQIYEAAEDDAK; encoded by the coding sequence ATGGAGCAAAGACAGCATCTTAAAGATGCTTCACTCGGACTGCAGCACGTACTTGCGATGTACGCAGGTGCCGTGATCGTGCCGTTAATCGTTGGTTCCTCGATTGGCCTAACGACTGCACAACTGACGTATTTAATCTCAATTGATATTATGATGTGCGGTGTCGCTACTATTTTACAAGTATGGAAAAACAAATTTATGGGAATTGGACTCCCAGTCGTACTAGGATGTGCATTTACCGCCGTCGGACCGATCATCAACATTGCAAATACATATAGTATCCAAAGTGTGTACGGGGCAATTTTATCCGCAGGGTTATTCGTCGTTATCGTCGCAAGATACTTTAGTAAACTGATAAAATTCTTCCCTCCAGTTGTAACAGGAACGGTCGTCACAATTATCGGTTTAACACTCATTCCAGTTGCTTTAAATAACTTCGCTGGAGGCCAAGGTGCAGAAGATTTCGCATCGATTGAAAATGTCTCGCTCGGATTTATAACGTTACTTATTATACTCGTCGTTTTAAAATTTGCACGCGGATTTTTCGCATCCATCGCGATATTAATTGGAATCATCGTCGGGACGATTATTGCAGCCTTTTTCGGACAAGTCGATTTATCTCCAGTAAAAGAGGCATCATGGTTACACTTACCGGTCGTCTTTTACTTCGGAACGCCAGAATTCCACTTAGTACCGATACTGACGCTTATATTAGTTGCGATGGTGAGTTTAGTAGAATCTACAGGAGTCTATTTCGCGCTCGGAGATATTACTGATAAAGAAATTCGTGAAGCAGATTTAAAACGAGGATACCGTGCAGAAGGTTTTGCGATTATGCTCGGAGGATTATTTAACTCCCTACCATATACGACATTCAGTCAAAACGTCGGACTCATTCAACTGTCTGGTGTACGTAAATTAAAAATTATTTACATCGCTGGAGTTATGCTAATGATTCTCGGTCTAATGCCAAAAATTGGAGCAGCGACACTCGCGATACCAGAATCCGTCTTAGGCGGTGCAATGATTGCGATGTTCGGGATGGTCAGTGCATACGGAATCAAAATGCTTAGCACAGTAAACTTTGAAAAACAAAACAACTTAATGGTCGTCGCGATCTCACTCGCACTCGGACTTGGAGTTACTGCGGTACCAGACGTCTTCAGTAGTCTCCCGTCAAGCATTTCAGTCATCACAGAAAGCGGAATTGTAATGGGTAGTTTATCGGCCATCATTTTAAATATCGTATTAAACTTTAACTTACAACCAAGCGATGAAATAAAAGATCAAATATATGAAGCGGCAGAAGATGACGCAAAATAA
- a CDS encoding DUF1307 domain-containing protein, producing the protein MKKFWMVLLALSFITLVACSSNEDKDTNTSNESADEKTEEVEKEESTDTEGEENSESSKKPEYDEAKATTNIMKKEADGLLSTIEMKHADDVLLEQNQVTEGEYSTLGVKDKKEAQEKIKEFGDEEKYKDQEGVEYSVEFNDDTFIETFKVDYTVADLSVVSSLPDSGTESQFVSYELSVDNFKKQGYYLEGEESTEVFLLEQEGYIYEVSVLQDGNNKILKQTTYNEQSYESLGLADKKAAEEQFKDIAKNYEELNKLDGVNFDMKFEDDKFTVEGVMDYEKVKDLDKVLQLMGIEQVDESAKEEARNYTEIAMALLGNGLEHVETKK; encoded by the coding sequence ATGAAAAAGTTTTGGATGGTCCTGCTGGCCCTATCTTTTATAACGCTCGTTGCTTGTTCTTCTAATGAAGATAAAGACACGAATACTAGTAATGAGTCAGCGGACGAAAAGACAGAGGAAGTTGAGAAAGAAGAATCGACAGACACTGAGGGCGAAGAGAATAGTGAGTCATCTAAGAAACCTGAATATGATGAGGCGAAAGCTACGACTAACATCATGAAAAAAGAAGCAGACGGCTTACTTAGTACAATCGAAATGAAACATGCAGATGACGTATTACTGGAACAAAACCAGGTCACTGAGGGCGAATACAGCACACTTGGTGTGAAAGACAAAAAAGAGGCACAAGAAAAGATTAAAGAATTCGGTGATGAAGAAAAATATAAAGACCAAGAAGGTGTCGAATACTCAGTAGAATTTAATGATGATACTTTCATCGAAACATTCAAGGTCGACTACACAGTCGCAGATCTCAGTGTAGTGTCATCACTACCTGACTCTGGTACAGAATCACAGTTTGTAAGCTATGAATTAAGTGTAGATAACTTTAAAAAACAAGGATATTATCTTGAAGGTGAAGAATCGACTGAAGTATTCCTTCTTGAACAAGAAGGCTATATTTATGAAGTATCTGTTTTACAAGACGGAAACAACAAAATTTTAAAACAGACAACTTATAACGAACAGTCATATGAATCGCTTGGCTTAGCAGATAAAAAAGCTGCAGAAGAACAATTTAAAGATATCGCCAAAAATTATGAAGAGTTAAACAAACTTGACGGTGTGAATTTTGATATGAAATTCGAAGATGATAAATTCACTGTAGAAGGCGTCATGGATTATGAAAAAGTTAAAGATCTAGATAAAGTTCTTCAGTTAATGGGTATTGAGCAAGTAGATGAAAGTGCAAAAGAAGAAGCACGAAACTACACAGAAATCGCGATGGCTCTTCTAGGAAATGGATTAGAACATGTAGAAACAAAGAAATAA
- a CDS encoding xanthine phosphoribosyltransferase produces the protein MDLLKQRILNDGEALNENVLKVDSFLNHQIDPLLMKEVGQEFIHRFEDVEFNKVLTLESSGIAPSVMVGLLLDIPVVFGRKRQSLTLSDDLYTSQVFSYTKQETNTIAVAKKFLSKDDKVLIIDDFLANGEAAGALIDVVEQSGAEIVGVGIVIEKAFQSGGKILRDKGYRVESLARIESMYDKQVKFVGDN, from the coding sequence ATGGACCTTTTAAAACAGCGCATATTAAATGACGGTGAAGCATTAAACGAAAATGTACTGAAAGTTGATTCATTTTTAAATCACCAAATCGATCCTCTACTAATGAAAGAAGTGGGACAAGAGTTTATTCACCGATTTGAAGACGTCGAGTTCAATAAAGTGTTAACACTCGAATCTTCAGGGATCGCACCATCTGTGATGGTCGGTTTACTTTTAGATATCCCAGTTGTTTTCGGACGAAAAAGACAATCGTTAACGTTAAGCGATGACTTATACACGTCACAAGTGTTTTCATATACAAAGCAAGAGACGAACACGATCGCAGTAGCGAAAAAGTTTTTAAGTAAAGATGATAAAGTACTCATCATCGATGACTTCTTAGCAAACGGTGAAGCGGCGGGCGCTCTTATTGACGTCGTTGAACAATCCGGTGCAGAAATTGTCGGTGTTGGAATCGTCATAGAAAAGGCATTCCAAAGTGGCGGTAAAATTTTACGCGATAAAGGATACCGCGTAGAGTCACTTGCACGCATCGAGTCGATGTACGATAAACAAGTCAAATTCGTAGGTGACAATTAA
- a CDS encoding GNAT family N-acetyltransferase has translation MDLIIRKMLEADIPDVQYVAKKSWNATYQGIIPEDVQNSFLKVAYSDEMLKKRLDQIIFVAEHDEKIIGFINFKETEQPNTYDLSAIYILPDYQGKRTGSRLIAHSIEPIKNFEKIFLEVEKDNINAVNFYKKLGFKIVDEYDDEFDGHVLKTLEMSLSNV, from the coding sequence ATGGATTTAATCATTCGAAAAATGTTAGAGGCTGATATTCCAGACGTTCAATATGTTGCTAAAAAGAGTTGGAATGCTACATATCAAGGTATAATTCCAGAAGATGTACAAAACAGCTTTCTAAAGGTTGCATATAGTGATGAGATGTTGAAAAAACGACTTGATCAAATTATATTCGTGGCAGAACATGATGAAAAAATCATTGGTTTTATAAATTTCAAAGAAACGGAACAACCAAACACATATGATTTATCAGCAATATACATATTACCAGATTACCAAGGAAAAAGAACCGGTAGTCGGCTGATAGCTCATAGTATTGAGCCAATCAAAAATTTTGAAAAAATCTTTCTAGAAGTTGAAAAAGATAATATCAATGCGGTTAATTTTTATAAGAAACTAGGATTTAAAATTGTAGATGAATATGATGATGAATTTGATGGACATGTCTTGAAAACATTAGAAATGTCTTTATCAAATGTTTAA
- a CDS encoding phospholipase D-like domain-containing protein codes for MTKKNYRRRRFVGLTVGVVAILVAIPLFVGVYSLVKPLPDGISTQSDFVKTDDLDILYDVTYEDKNSAVHHEQEIVDTMYEVIDNAEDFIVLDMFLFNDDYNHDTLEFPTLSEDFAERLVQKKKDSDIPITVITDPINSFYGTYDTHVYKKLRDAGIDVVETDLSKLRDSNYLYGGYYRTFFTWIKPGGLKILPNALRPMDDKVGIGSYLRLLNFKANHRKTIMNEKEAVIASLNPHDGSSLHSNIAVKFSGDTLNDLLKSETAVLDFSGYDTFKIKNYEVETDKNTGEYEISLVTEGKIREALIDTVNQAEAGDSLKIGVFYLSDRGLIKALKKALDRDVKVQIILDINQDAFGNEKNGIPNKPVASELMNYKNPPEIRWYKSHGEQYHAKFMMHDNGEDSTLILGSSNFTRRNLKDLNLETDLVVKAKSESEEMISMNDYYDRLWNNKDGVYTLDYEKESEDNIMKRILYRIQEGLGLSTF; via the coding sequence ATGACAAAAAAGAATTATCGTAGGCGAAGATTTGTCGGGTTGACTGTTGGTGTGGTGGCGATACTCGTTGCTATCCCGCTTTTCGTTGGCGTCTATTCGCTCGTTAAGCCCCTCCCTGACGGGATTTCTACGCAGTCTGATTTTGTTAAAACAGATGATTTGGATATTCTTTATGATGTGACTTATGAGGATAAAAACAGTGCTGTCCATCATGAACAGGAAATCGTTGATACAATGTACGAAGTGATTGATAATGCTGAGGATTTTATCGTTTTAGACATGTTTTTATTTAATGATGACTATAATCACGACACATTGGAGTTTCCTACCTTATCAGAGGATTTTGCTGAGCGTTTAGTTCAGAAGAAGAAAGATTCTGATATTCCAATTACCGTCATCACAGATCCCATCAACTCTTTTTATGGTACATATGATACGCATGTATACAAAAAATTACGTGATGCTGGAATTGATGTTGTCGAAACGGACCTGTCTAAATTAAGAGATTCTAACTATCTATACGGTGGTTATTATAGGACGTTTTTTACTTGGATAAAACCAGGTGGTCTGAAAATTTTACCAAACGCACTTCGTCCGATGGATGACAAAGTGGGTATTGGGAGTTATTTAAGACTCTTAAACTTCAAAGCCAATCACCGCAAGACAATCATGAATGAAAAAGAGGCCGTCATTGCGTCACTAAATCCGCATGATGGTTCGAGCTTACATTCAAATATCGCTGTGAAGTTTTCTGGAGATACTTTGAACGACCTATTAAAAAGTGAAACAGCTGTTTTAGATTTTTCAGGATATGATACATTTAAAATTAAGAATTACGAAGTTGAAACTGATAAAAACACGGGGGAATACGAAATTTCTCTCGTCACTGAAGGTAAGATTAGAGAAGCGCTAATAGATACAGTCAATCAAGCTGAAGCGGGGGACTCTCTTAAAATCGGTGTGTTTTATCTTTCAGATCGCGGTTTAATTAAAGCACTGAAGAAGGCGTTAGATCGCGACGTAAAAGTGCAAATTATTTTGGACATTAACCAAGATGCTTTTGGTAATGAGAAGAATGGTATTCCAAACAAGCCGGTTGCGAGTGAGTTAATGAATTATAAAAACCCTCCAGAAATTCGTTGGTATAAATCTCATGGCGAGCAGTATCATGCAAAGTTTATGATGCATGATAATGGTGAAGATTCAACTTTAATCCTCGGTTCATCTAACTTCACAAGACGTAACCTGAAAGACTTAAATTTAGAGACAGATCTCGTTGTTAAGGCAAAATCAGAAAGCGAAGAAATGATTTCTATGAACGACTATTACGATAGACTTTGGAATAATAAAGATGGTGTTTACACACTCGATTATGAGAAAGAATCTGAAGATAATATAATGAAAAGAATTTTATATAGAATTCAAGAAGGACTCGGTCTCTCTACATTTTAA